The following coding sequences lie in one Streptomyces sp. NBC_00510 genomic window:
- a CDS encoding exonuclease SbcCD subunit D, with protein MRLLHTSDWHLGRSFHRVGLLDAQAAFIDHLVATVRAERVDAVLVAGDVYDRALPSLPAVELFDDVLHRLADLGVPTVMISGNHDSARRLGVASGLIDRAGIHLRTDPAGCATPVVLADAHGPVALYGLPYLEPALVREEFTLDRAGHTEVLSAAMARVRADLAARPAGTRSVVLAHAFVAGGAPSDSERDITVGGVAAVPAGVFDGVDYVALGHLHGCQTITDRVRYSGSPLAYSFSEADHRKSMWLVDLGADGSVAAERVDCPVPRPLARIRGRIEELLEDPAHERHEDSWVEATLTDPHRPHEPMARLRKRFPHALALAFEPERTDADPHASYAQRLRGRSDRQIAEDFVAHVRGTGPDTAERGVLRDAFDAVRSDAVRAETD; from the coding sequence GTGAGGTTGCTGCACACCTCCGACTGGCATCTGGGGCGGTCCTTCCACCGGGTCGGGCTGCTCGACGCCCAGGCGGCGTTCATCGACCACCTGGTGGCGACGGTGCGGGCGGAGCGCGTCGACGCCGTCCTCGTCGCCGGCGACGTCTACGACCGGGCGCTGCCGTCGCTGCCCGCCGTCGAGCTCTTCGACGACGTGCTGCACCGGCTCGCCGACCTCGGCGTGCCCACGGTGATGATCTCCGGCAACCACGACTCGGCCCGCCGGCTCGGCGTGGCCTCCGGGCTCATCGACCGCGCCGGGATCCACCTGCGGACCGACCCGGCCGGGTGCGCGACGCCGGTCGTGCTCGCCGACGCGCACGGGCCGGTCGCCCTGTACGGGCTGCCCTACCTCGAACCCGCCCTGGTGCGGGAGGAGTTCACCCTCGACCGGGCCGGGCACACCGAAGTGCTGAGCGCCGCCATGGCGCGGGTCCGCGCCGACCTGGCCGCACGCCCCGCGGGCACCCGCTCGGTCGTGCTGGCGCACGCCTTCGTCGCGGGCGGCGCGCCCAGCGACAGCGAGCGGGACATCACCGTCGGCGGCGTGGCGGCCGTGCCCGCGGGCGTCTTCGACGGTGTCGACTACGTGGCCCTCGGCCACCTCCACGGCTGCCAGACGATCACCGACCGCGTCCGCTACTCCGGCTCCCCGCTGGCGTACTCCTTCTCCGAGGCCGACCACCGCAAGAGCATGTGGCTGGTCGACCTCGGCGCCGACGGCTCCGTGGCCGCCGAGCGGGTCGACTGCCCCGTGCCCCGGCCGCTCGCCCGGATCCGCGGCCGCATCGAGGAACTTCTGGAGGACCCGGCGCACGAACGGCACGAGGACTCCTGGGTCGAGGCCACCCTCACCGACCCGCACCGCCCGCACGAGCCCATGGCCCGCCTGCGCAAACGCTTCCCGCACGCCCTCGCGCTGGCCTTCGAGCCCGAGCGTACGGACGCCGACCCCCACGCCTCGTACGCGCAGCGCCTGCGCGGCCGCTCCGACCGGCAGATCGCCGAGGATTTCGTGGCCCACGTCCGCGGCACCGGGCCCGACACCGCGGAGCGGGGCGTCCTGCGGGACGCGTTCGACGCGGTCCGTAGCGATGCCGTACGGGCGGAGACCGACTGA